Part of the Kiritimatiellia bacterium genome, ATCTGGACCTTTTTTGGCGACGGTTCGGCCGCGCTCGAGTTTTCCGCCAAGCCACCCGCCGGCGAACTGCCGTTCCTGGGCCTCACATTCGACTGGCCGGAATCAGAGATGCGCGCGGTCCGATGGCTCGGACTGGGGCCGTTCCGGGTGTGGAAGAACCGGATGACAGGGCCCGTGTGGGGCGAGTACGAGCTGCCCTACAATGACCCGCTGCCGGCGGAGTCGTGGGCGCTGCCGGAGTTCAAGGGGTACTTCGGGCACGTCCGCCGTTTCGAGATACTTGGAGAGGGGGCAGGGATCCGGTTTGAGCTGTTTGACCGCGACCTCTTCGCGCGTTGGGGCACGCCCCGGCGTCCGGCGGCGCATCTGGCCGGTTACAGTGCGAAGGCCGTCGAGTACACGTTCCCGCCGTTCCCCGAGGGCGATGTCTCGATCCTCGTCGCGATCCCGCCCATCGGCAACAAGTTCTGTCCCGCCGACGACGGAAGCCCCCAGGGGCGGCCGAACGTGTGGAGCGAACCCCAATACCGCATCCGCCTCCGCCTGCGGCCGGTTCGGCTGCCGGCGACTGCGAACTGAGGGTGGTGCTGCCGCCGGCGCGCTCCGATCCGGCCGATGTGGTCGAGCGCTGCATCGCCGCCGGGCGTCGCCACAGCAGAAGACCTGCTCGTGCTTATCTGGCTCGACGAGAGCGCCGCGCCGCCTCACGCCGGGCCGCCAGCGAAGCGTCCTTTTCCGCGTCGAACCACCAATAGATCCAGTGGGTTCCCACCGCCGGGTGCGGGGGCGGGTACCCGAACCGGTCCCAGAAGGCGATCCGGTGCCAGGGCAGATACCAATTGGGGATGCAGTAGTAGCCCCACTGCAGCAAACGATCCAGCGCACGCACCCGCGCGACCAGCGACGGCCGGTCCTCGGCGCGGATGAGCTCCTCGACCAGCTCGTCCACCGCTGGATTGGCCAGTCCCAACACGTTACGGCTCCCCGGTTGGTTCGCCGCCAGCGAATGCCAGTAGTCCCGCTGTTCGTTGCCGGGGCTCTCGCTCATCGGCCAGTTCGCCACGATCACATCGAAGTCAAACGCGAGGATCCGGTTCATGTAGATCGACATGTCCACCGTTCGCACGCGCGCCTCGATGCCCAGTCGGCGGAGATTGATCGTGAACGGCAGCACGACGCGCTCAAACGCGGGCTGCACCAGCAGGATTTCGAACGAGAACTCGAGCGGCCGCCCCCCCGCGTCGCGCAGCTGCGCATGCACGAGCCGGCCGTCGTCCGGGCGCGGTCGCCACCCCGCCGCAAGCAGCTCACGACGGGCCTCGAGCAAGTTCGAGCGCACCGACAGACGGTGCGCAATCTCGCCCCCATCCGCCTCGGTGCGAGGGGGCTGATATTCCTCGAGGAACACCTCCTCCGGCACCGCGGCGGGGTAGCGCTCGCGGAGCCGCTGCAACAGGCGCAGCTCCTCCCCCTCCGGCCGGCCGCGCGCCTCCAGTTCCGACTCGCCGAAATAGCTCCGGCATCGCCGGTATTGCCCATGGAACAGCGCGCGGTTCGCCCATTCGAAGTCGAACGCCAGCTGCAACGCGCGGCGGGTGCGACGGTCCGCGAACAGCGGACGACGCAGGTTCAGCGCAAATCCCTGCATCGAGGCGATGCGACCGCTGGGGAACAGCTCGCACCGCAGCACGCCCGCCTCCCGCTCCGGCGTGCGGTAACCGTGCGCCCAATCCTTCGCGCTCATTTCCACGCGCCAGTCGTAGGCACCCGCCTTGAACGCCTCCAGACTCACCGTCGCATCGCGGTAGACCTCGTAGCGCACGCGGTCGAAGTTGTACATGCCCCGCACCACCGGCACGGACGCGCCCCAGTAGTTCGTCACGCGCTCGAACAGAATGAACCGATTCGCCTCCAGCGCGGCCACGCGATACGGCCCGCTGCCGAGCGGCGGCTCCAGCGTCACCGCCGCAAAGTCGCGGTTCGTCCACCAGTGCGCCGGCAACACGGGCAGATGGCCGACAATCAGCGGCAGCTCGCGGTTCGGATGGTTCGTGGCCAGATAAAACCGGACGGTGCGCGCGTCGAGCGCCTCCGCGCGTTCGACGTTGCGGTAGTACAGCCGGTAGGTCGGCGCGCCCTTCTCGCGAAGCACCTCAAACGAGTAGAGCACGTCCGCGGCGGTCACCGGCACACCGTCGTGCCAGCGCGCTTCCGGCCGCAGATGAAACGCGACCCACGCGCGGTTCGAAGGCATCTCGATCGTGTCGGCAAGCAGACCGTAGATCGTGAACGGCTCGTCGCCGCTGTTCACCGCGAGCGTTTCAAACACCAGCGTCATGCCGAGCGGCGCGCTGCCGCGCGCAATGAAGGGGTTCAGCGAATCGAACCCGCCCTCCTCCGCCAGCCGCAGCGTGCCGCCCTTCGGCGCGTCTGGCCGCACGTACTCGAAGTGGCGGAAGTCCCGCGGGTACTTTGGCTCCCCGTGCAGCGCCAGCGCGTGCGCGCGCCAAACGCCGTTCGACCACTCCGCCGGGGCGCGCGGCACTCCCCCCGCGACCAGCAGTGCAAGCACAATCGCGATGCCGCGCGTCATGCCCGCCGCTCGAAGTCGATCCGCGGATCGATCAGCGTGTAGGTAATGTCGCTCACCAGCGCCAGCAGCAAGGTCAGCAGCTCGAAGATGTACAGCGTGCCCATCATCACCGGGTAGTCCCGCTTCAGCGCCGCCTCGAAGCCGAGCAGCCCAAGGCCATCCAGACTGAAAATCACTTCGACCAGCACCGAGCCGGTGAACAGCATCAGGATCAGCGCGGCGGGAAAGCCGGAGATCACAATCAGCATCGCGTTCCGGAACACATGCCCGTAGAGCACCCGCCGCGGCGAGCACCCCTTCGCCCGCGCCGTCGTCACATACTGCAGATGGATCTGGTCTAGAAAGGAGTTCTTCGTCAGCATCGTCAATGACGCGAACCCGCCGATGGTGATCGTCGCGACGGGCAGCGTCATGTGCCACGCGTAATCGAGGATCCGACGCCCCCACGAGAGTTCCGCCCAGTTTTCCGACACCAATCCCCGCAGCGGAAACCACTGCAGGTAGCGGCCACCCGCAAAGACGATCACGAGCAGAATCGCAAACAGGAAACTGGGAATCGCATTGCCGGCGATCACCAGCACGCTGGTCCAGGCGTCGAATCGGCTGCCGTCGCGAACGGCCTTCCGGATGCCGAGCGGGATCGAGATCAGGT contains:
- a CDS encoding extracellular solute-binding protein; this encodes MTRGIAIVLALLVAGGVPRAPAEWSNGVWRAHALALHGEPKYPRDFRHFEYVRPDAPKGGTLRLAEEGGFDSLNPFIARGSAPLGMTLVFETLAVNSGDEPFTIYGLLADTIEMPSNRAWVAFHLRPEARWHDGVPVTAADVLYSFEVLREKGAPTYRLYYRNVERAEALDARTVRFYLATNHPNRELPLIVGHLPVLPAHWWTNRDFAAVTLEPPLGSGPYRVAALEANRFILFERVTNYWGASVPVVRGMYNFDRVRYEVYRDATVSLEAFKAGAYDWRVEMSAKDWAHGYRTPEREAGVLRCELFPSGRIASMQGFALNLRRPLFADRRTRRALQLAFDFEWANRALFHGQYRRCRSYFGESELEARGRPEGEELRLLQRLRERYPAAVPEEVFLEEYQPPRTEADGGEIAHRLSVRSNLLEARRELLAAGWRPRPDDGRLVHAQLRDAGGRPLEFSFEILLVQPAFERVVLPFTINLRRLGIEARVRTVDMSIYMNRILAFDFDVIVANWPMSESPGNEQRDYWHSLAANQPGSRNVLGLANPAVDELVEELIRAEDRPSLVARVRALDRLLQWGYYCIPNWYLPWHRIAFWDRFGYPPPHPAVGTHWIYWWFDAEKDASLAARREAARRSRRAR
- a CDS encoding microcin C ABC transporter permease YejB, translated to MTAYILRRLLLMVPTLFGILLINFAIIQFAPGGPVEQILAQLRGVGTDVAGRISGATGTEAVGEPAGARPADSIYRGAQGLDPQFIEELKRQFGFDQPAHRRFWRMCRDFLRFDLGRSFHRDRPVWALIREKMPVSISLGVWSTLLIYLISIPLGIRKAVRDGSRFDAWTSVLVIAGNAIPSFLFAILLVIVFAGGRYLQWFPLRGLVSENWAELSWGRRILDYAWHMTLPVATITIGGFASLTMLTKNSFLDQIHLQYVTTARAKGCSPRRVLYGHVFRNAMLIVISGFPAALILMLFTGSVLVEVIFSLDGLGLLGFEAALKRDYPVMMGTLYIFELLTLLLALVSDITYTLIDPRIDFERRA